A single Corynebacterium resistens DSM 45100 DNA region contains:
- a CDS encoding amidase family protein encodes MSPTDAHSTNCAAVAEHTNGQAASRSGAGTRSGASPRSGSDFANRLQQQMQRTGLNAHQLGIARVYDQPRSLANEPRYPKKSGELDDSENSTLTSDWLRWLPKGHPVGDLSNKEILLKDLQKLAGEETTMGSIHQRLTADYSDTATLRLLRAGATIVGASVSAEFGTTAYTEPVGLPHPVNPLNEKFMAGGSSGGAAVAVARGLVDIAHATDGGGSIRIPAACCGLTALKPAHDRYRGGFTPTAHGFIAKDIPTTANAYGLELSAPHDLRVGYTNTGFHSSVPVNPTIAAATATSTSLLVTTPAVESVTAAPAPYPRATFDLFSTAIAARCADLPDPLSPLTAWLRSAGQQVPAWRRERIEEAIRNLDPSAGPWRDFDVIAVPTIAHAPPAPGTFSALSPEDNFAAQTAWTPWGTLWNLMGWAAVTVPLVAPSKVPGRWPIALMLGAVGNRVSEGELLALASLIPDATQVLDPTQLSMGEPTDFAALGFSPDGVAGTPAVSDCGHGCGCGGRHG; translated from the coding sequence ATGTCCCCAACCGATGCCCATTCCACTAATTGCGCTGCCGTCGCGGAGCACACCAACGGCCAGGCTGCCAGCCGCAGCGGCGCTGGCACTCGCAGCGGTGCTAGCCCCCGCAGTGGCTCCGACTTCGCGAACCGCCTTCAACAGCAGATGCAGCGTACAGGTCTGAATGCACACCAGCTGGGTATCGCTCGGGTCTACGATCAACCCCGCTCGCTGGCGAATGAGCCCCGCTACCCGAAGAAATCCGGCGAGCTGGATGATTCAGAGAACTCAACGCTCACCAGTGATTGGTTGCGATGGCTCCCCAAAGGCCACCCTGTTGGGGATCTTTCGAACAAAGAAATTTTGCTCAAAGATCTGCAGAAACTCGCTGGCGAAGAAACCACAATGGGTTCCATTCACCAACGTTTGACTGCCGATTATTCGGATACCGCAACATTGAGATTGTTGCGCGCTGGCGCCACCATCGTGGGCGCTTCTGTCAGTGCAGAGTTCGGCACCACGGCATATACCGAACCGGTGGGTCTACCCCATCCGGTGAACCCATTGAACGAAAAATTTATGGCCGGGGGCTCGTCCGGCGGTGCGGCTGTAGCTGTTGCTCGTGGCCTTGTGGACATTGCTCATGCCACCGATGGCGGTGGATCCATCCGCATTCCCGCGGCCTGCTGTGGCCTGACTGCCTTGAAACCCGCCCACGACCGTTACCGGGGCGGGTTTACCCCCACTGCCCACGGTTTCATCGCAAAGGATATTCCTACCACGGCGAACGCCTATGGTTTGGAGCTTTCCGCACCCCACGATCTGAGGGTCGGATACACAAATACCGGCTTCCACTCCTCTGTTCCCGTCAACCCCACCATCGCTGCAGCAACCGCCACCAGCACCAGCCTGCTCGTCACTACCCCTGCCGTGGAATCAGTCACTGCCGCGCCGGCCCCATATCCACGCGCTACATTCGACCTTTTTTCCACCGCCATCGCCGCCCGCTGCGCGGACCTTCCAGACCCCCTCTCGCCACTGACGGCTTGGTTGCGAAGCGCCGGGCAGCAGGTGCCAGCGTGGCGTCGAGAAAGAATCGAAGAAGCAATCCGAAACCTCGATCCCTCCGCCGGCCCATGGCGCGATTTCGACGTCATCGCCGTACCCACAATCGCGCATGCCCCACCAGCACCGGGCACCTTCAGTGCACTTTCCCCAGAAGATAACTTCGCAGCTCAGACAGCTTGGACACCCTGGGGAACACTATGGAACCTCATGGGGTGGGCAGCCGTGACGGTGCCACTTGTCGCCCCGTCTAAGGTTCCTGGCCGCTGGCCCATCGCTTTGATGTTGGGGGCGGTTGGCAATCGCGTTTCGGAAGGCGAATTGTTGGCCTTGGCCTCTTTAATTCCCGACGCCACGCAGGTCCTCGATCCCACCCAACTCAGCATGGGCGAGCCCACCGACTTCGCAGCCCTTGGCTTCAGTCCCGATGGCGTGGCCGGCACCCCCGCGGTATCCGACTGCGGGCATGGCTGCGGATGCGGGGGCAGGCATGGCTAA
- a CDS encoding histidine phosphatase family protein gives MSNAEFTGAAQAAGTATKSARRLFLVRHGQTTSNAIHALDTALPGADLTELGREQATEAGQIVATRTQHARIFSSQAARAQQTAVNLAHAFAAAGGQVCGQAAEHNAGVPSSLSLDDATALRMINSSQATAAAAATVRAIAGVAEIAAGDYEMRNDEDAHENYHRILGEWLYGQRTSRIPGGETGEEVLLRYLRPLLMALAEHVESEENADFVLVSHGAVIRLAAGLLGNVPGEWALAHYLPNAHMVELEIPAELPETVEDNPRELEALVGTFRLKAWGLHGTPE, from the coding sequence TTGAGTAACGCTGAGTTCACCGGTGCCGCACAGGCCGCAGGCACTGCTACGAAGTCTGCACGCCGTCTTTTCCTTGTCCGGCACGGACAAACCACCTCCAATGCCATCCACGCCTTGGATACCGCTTTGCCCGGCGCCGATCTCACAGAACTTGGGCGTGAGCAGGCCACCGAGGCTGGCCAAATCGTCGCCACTCGCACCCAGCACGCCCGCATTTTTTCCAGCCAGGCGGCCCGCGCCCAGCAAACGGCTGTCAACCTCGCTCATGCCTTTGCCGCCGCAGGCGGGCAGGTGTGTGGTCAAGCAGCTGAACACAACGCAGGGGTGCCTTCTTCCCTTTCTTTGGACGACGCCACCGCGTTGCGCATGATCAATTCTTCTCAGGCCACTGCTGCAGCTGCTGCCACGGTGCGTGCGATTGCCGGAGTGGCGGAAATTGCCGCCGGCGATTACGAAATGCGCAACGATGAAGATGCGCATGAGAACTACCATCGCATTCTCGGCGAGTGGTTGTATGGCCAGCGAACCTCCCGTATCCCCGGCGGCGAAACCGGTGAAGAAGTGTTGTTGCGTTATCTGCGGCCACTATTGATGGCGTTGGCAGAACACGTTGAGTCTGAGGAGAACGCAGACTTTGTGCTGGTCAGCCACGGCGCAGTAATTCGTTTGGCAGCGGGATTATTGGGAAATGTCCCTGGTGAGTGGGCGTTGGCGCACTATCTGCCAAATGCTCACATGGTGGAACTGGAAATTCCTGCAGAGTTACCGGAAACTGTTGAGGATAATCCGCGGGAACTTGAAGCGTTGGTAGGCACCTTCCGGCTCAAGGCTTGGGGTTTGCACGGAACACCAGAGTGA
- the serS gene encoding serine--tRNA ligase, with translation MIDLKLLRENPDVVRASQRTRGEDPALVDQLLEADARRREAISAADAARAEQKAFSKSMGQQMRTASDEEKAALREQGKAKAEAVKAVEAKQAEAEQAVHDLQMKLSNVVEEGAPAGGEDDFVVLEHVGEPTEFDFEPKDHLELGESLGLIDMKRGTKVSGARFYFLTGDGALLQLGMLQLAAQKAVERGFTLMIPPVLVRPEVMAGTGFLGAHADEIYHLEEDDLYLVGTSEVALAGYHSDEIIDLNKGPVRYAGWSSCFRREAGSYGKDTRGIIRVHQFDKLEMFVYCKPEEAQSIHQELLQMEKDMLAAIEVPYRVIDVAGGDLGSSAARKYDTEAWVPTQNTYRELTSTSNCTTFQARRLKTRYRDADGKAQTAATLNGTLATTRWLVAILENNQQADGSVRVPKALQPFVGKEVLEPKK, from the coding sequence ATGATTGATCTGAAGCTTCTGCGCGAAAATCCCGACGTAGTCCGCGCTTCGCAGCGCACCCGTGGCGAGGATCCAGCCCTCGTGGATCAACTCTTGGAGGCGGATGCCCGCCGTCGCGAGGCGATCTCTGCAGCAGACGCAGCCCGCGCGGAGCAAAAAGCTTTTTCGAAGTCGATGGGGCAACAGATGCGTACGGCCTCCGATGAAGAAAAGGCTGCCTTGCGTGAGCAGGGCAAAGCAAAAGCCGAAGCAGTTAAAGCAGTGGAAGCTAAGCAGGCTGAGGCGGAACAGGCAGTCCACGACTTGCAGATGAAACTTTCTAATGTCGTGGAGGAGGGCGCCCCTGCCGGTGGCGAAGATGACTTTGTTGTGTTGGAACATGTCGGTGAGCCCACCGAATTCGACTTCGAGCCAAAAGACCACCTTGAACTCGGGGAATCCCTAGGCCTGATCGATATGAAGCGTGGCACCAAGGTATCTGGCGCTCGCTTCTACTTCCTCACGGGGGATGGCGCGCTGTTGCAGCTGGGCATGCTGCAACTGGCCGCGCAGAAGGCAGTAGAGCGAGGCTTCACCTTGATGATTCCGCCAGTCCTGGTGCGTCCAGAAGTGATGGCTGGCACCGGTTTCCTCGGAGCCCACGCTGATGAGATTTATCACCTCGAAGAAGACGACCTGTACCTCGTGGGTACCTCCGAGGTTGCCCTTGCGGGGTACCACTCCGATGAGATCATCGACCTCAATAAAGGTCCTGTGCGCTATGCCGGTTGGTCCTCCTGCTTCCGTCGCGAGGCGGGCTCTTATGGCAAGGACACCCGGGGCATTATCCGCGTGCACCAGTTCGACAAGCTGGAAATGTTTGTTTACTGCAAGCCCGAGGAAGCCCAGTCAATTCACCAAGAATTGCTGCAGATGGAAAAGGATATGCTCGCTGCCATCGAGGTTCCTTACCGAGTGATCGACGTAGCCGGTGGCGACCTCGGATCTTCAGCTGCGCGCAAGTACGATACCGAGGCGTGGGTGCCCACCCAGAACACTTACCGTGAACTGACCAGCACATCGAACTGCACTACCTTCCAAGCTCGCCGGCTCAAAACCCGCTACCGCGATGCTGATGGTAAAGCGCAGACCGCGGCTACCCTCAACGGCACCTTGGCGACCACGCGTTGGCTCGTGGCCATTTTGGAGAATAATCAGCAGGCCGATGGTTCCGTTCGTGTGCCCAAAGCCCTGCAGCCATTTGTTGGCAAAGAAGTTTTGGAGCCAAAGAAGTAA
- a CDS encoding metallopeptidase family protein encodes MAIDVDPERFEALVDAGLRRIPRELLDNVNNVAIVTEDYNLDSPHILGLYEGIALTERTSEYTSALPDKITIYRLALADVCETEEELVEQVAITVIHELGHHFGIDDDRLHELGWG; translated from the coding sequence GTGGCAATTGATGTTGATCCCGAACGTTTCGAAGCGCTGGTGGATGCCGGTTTGCGCCGTATCCCCCGCGAACTCCTCGACAACGTTAACAACGTCGCGATTGTGACGGAGGATTACAACCTAGATAGCCCCCATATTCTGGGGTTGTACGAAGGCATTGCCTTAACCGAGCGAACCAGCGAATACACCTCTGCGCTACCGGATAAAATCACCATCTACCGTTTGGCTTTGGCTGATGTGTGCGAAACCGAAGAAGAACTCGTAGAGCAGGTGGCGATCACCGTGATTCACGAGTTAGGTCACCATTTCGGCATCGATGACGATCGGTTGCACGAACTCGGGTGGGGTTAG
- a CDS encoding septum formation family protein, giving the protein MSLSQSTWTKRMRSITTALLAALCGGVGAGAFLLSAPEDSTPLAQTNHNRTKDADPVPASFNDAQAGSCINWKPGPKGANSDFATVDCAENHRFEVATREDLSTYPTSEFGPESPLPGKTRQEKLTNELCVGPTLKYLQGKLDPEGRYSIAPILPPKSAWAEGDRTMLCGVMVIDEDSRAVETRGLAAKQDQSRVSKPDACVLVKGNTTTETACDRPHSWQVTKLVDLSKNFSGPWPGVDQQNQYLNKICTEAAREYLGDDDALYNSTLAPFWTTLQKQSWDAGSRSVNCALTFGKRGGGFATLQGDVRQKFTIDGQPPAKQPKRNPLRQPGDSARSSSTGGTNSGNGTPRANGTASGAPAPGAGTADAGAPSGN; this is encoded by the coding sequence ATGTCTTTAAGCCAATCCACATGGACCAAGCGCATGCGAAGCATTACGACTGCGCTTCTCGCTGCCCTGTGCGGTGGTGTGGGCGCCGGCGCGTTCCTGCTTAGCGCACCGGAAGATAGCACCCCACTGGCTCAGACCAACCACAACAGGACCAAGGATGCCGACCCGGTGCCCGCTTCTTTTAACGACGCCCAAGCGGGATCCTGCATCAATTGGAAACCAGGCCCCAAGGGTGCCAACTCAGATTTCGCCACAGTGGATTGTGCGGAGAATCACCGCTTTGAAGTTGCGACGAGGGAGGACCTTTCAACGTACCCCACCAGCGAGTTCGGCCCCGAGTCACCATTGCCAGGCAAGACCCGCCAAGAAAAACTCACCAACGAGCTTTGTGTTGGGCCAACGTTGAAATACCTACAGGGCAAACTTGATCCCGAAGGTCGTTATTCCATCGCGCCTATTCTCCCTCCAAAATCGGCGTGGGCTGAAGGCGATCGCACGATGCTGTGTGGCGTGATGGTGATTGATGAAGATAGCCGAGCAGTAGAAACGCGGGGGTTGGCTGCCAAGCAGGATCAATCTCGAGTTTCTAAGCCAGATGCCTGCGTGCTTGTGAAGGGAAATACCACCACCGAAACCGCTTGCGACCGGCCACATTCGTGGCAGGTAACCAAACTAGTGGACCTTAGCAAGAACTTCTCCGGGCCGTGGCCAGGCGTCGATCAACAAAACCAATATCTCAACAAGATCTGCACCGAAGCTGCGCGGGAGTACCTTGGCGATGACGATGCTCTGTACAACTCCACACTGGCACCATTCTGGACCACGCTGCAGAAGCAATCGTGGGATGCAGGTTCGCGATCCGTGAACTGCGCATTGACATTCGGTAAGCGCGGCGGTGGGTTCGCCACGTTGCAGGGGGATGTGCGCCAGAAGTTCACCATCGATGGTCAGCCACCGGCAAAGCAACCAAAGCGCAATCCGCTGCGCCAACCAGGCGATAGCGCTCGTTCCTCCTCCACCGGCGGTACCAATAGTGGCAACGGCACACCGAGAGCCAATGGAACCGCATCCGGTGCGCCCGCGCCCGGCGCGGGCACCGCTGACGCTGGAGCCCCCAGTGGCAATTGA
- the pheA gene encoding prephenate dehydratase, translated as MSTYPPASDARCRVAFLGPRGTFTEQALREFVSAGHVPTQAETVEAAAPGVALKMVRDNHAEFACVALESSVDGPVAQTEDALVTGDRLQIYHEVIVPVAFTIMVRPGTKPEDVRTITTHPVAEAQVRQWIAKHLPNAQFVPASSNGAAAQMVAEEDADAAAAPERAREIHGLEALAQYVADVPGAHTRFVLVGKPAAPTPRTGNDRTGVAFILENQPSSLLDALTQLSARGVDMSRISSRPLRGVWNAPGTSENGLPMSGHYVFHVGLVGHIEDAAVAEALAGLQRVARHVRYLGSWPASEDVKNRHQGSAPPDFAESAAWVDRLKNGKD; from the coding sequence ATGAGCACCTATCCTCCCGCGTCCGATGCACGTTGCCGCGTGGCCTTCTTGGGGCCACGGGGAACGTTCACCGAACAAGCACTTCGGGAATTCGTATCCGCCGGACATGTGCCCACACAGGCGGAAACTGTCGAAGCTGCGGCACCTGGCGTCGCCCTAAAAATGGTGAGGGATAACCATGCAGAGTTCGCGTGTGTGGCCTTGGAATCCAGCGTGGACGGGCCGGTCGCCCAAACTGAGGATGCGCTGGTAACGGGGGATCGCCTGCAGATCTATCACGAGGTAATTGTGCCCGTGGCATTTACCATCATGGTTCGCCCCGGTACCAAGCCAGAAGATGTGCGGACGATAACCACGCATCCGGTGGCGGAGGCGCAGGTCCGGCAGTGGATTGCAAAGCATCTGCCGAACGCACAATTTGTGCCAGCGAGTTCCAATGGAGCGGCTGCGCAGATGGTGGCCGAGGAGGATGCGGATGCTGCTGCTGCGCCTGAACGGGCGCGGGAAATCCATGGCCTTGAAGCATTAGCGCAATATGTGGCGGATGTCCCTGGTGCTCATACGCGTTTTGTGCTGGTTGGTAAGCCGGCCGCACCTACTCCACGCACGGGGAATGACCGCACGGGCGTGGCCTTCATTTTGGAAAACCAGCCCAGTAGTTTGCTGGATGCACTCACACAGCTATCTGCCCGCGGCGTGGATATGTCGCGGATTAGCTCTCGCCCCTTGCGCGGAGTGTGGAATGCGCCCGGCACCAGTGAAAATGGTTTGCCGATGTCCGGCCATTATGTTTTCCACGTCGGCCTCGTTGGCCACATTGAAGATGCCGCGGTGGCGGAAGCGCTAGCGGGATTGCAGCGAGTGGCCCGCCACGTGCGTTACCTGGGAAGTTGGCCCGCGAGCGAGGACGTCAAAAACCGGCACCAAGGTTCTGCGCCGCCTGATTTCGCCGAATCTGCTGCTTGGGTAGACCGCTTGAAGAATGGGAAGGATTAA